The Terriglobia bacterium genomic sequence TCTCAATCCCCTCCTCATCGGGGAACACTTTCCAACCTTGGGATCTGAAACACTTGGTTGTGGTTGTGAAAGGTCTCAATCCCCTCCTCATCGGGGAACACTTTCCAACCCCGACGCACGTGGCGGACCACTAAACTTCTCGCTAACGTCTCAATCCCCTCCTCATCGGGGAACACTTTCCAACAAGCTTGTCGCCTAAGAGTTTCGACGGCACCCGTTTCGTCTCAATCCCCTCCTCATCGGGGAACACTTTCCAACTCCGAACTCTGAACAAGCGGGGTGGAACACCAAACCGTCTCAATCCCCTCCTCATCGGGGAACACTTTCCAACCAGATCTTCCCGTCTCGGAGTGGGGAGAAGCAACAGTGTCTCAATCCCCTCCTCATCGGGGAACACTTTCCAACAAGTAAGAAAATAAAAGTGTATGAGTTAAAGATCAAAGTCTCAATCCCCTCCTCATCGGGGAACACTTTCCAACCTGCTCATGGTACTCATGGGAATCTTTCTCCCAGTCGTCTCAATCCCCTCCTCATCGGGGAACACTTTCCAACTAAAAAGCGTGCTCATCCACGACATTCTGGAAAAGAGTCTCAATCCCCTCCTCATCGGGGAACACTTTCCAACACCCGCCAAAATCAGCGTCTTAGAATCAATGGCTTAGATGGCCATTTTGCCGCACCTCCCGAAAAGACGTTTTTCCTTCGCCTGAGCCGCACTTTACAATATTCAAAAAACAGGAATAACTTACGACTCATCAACCACATAGCGGCTTTCCCGCATCCCCACCATCCGGATGCCAGTTCTTCCAATCGCACCAGGCGATTGAAAACAAGAAACTTACTTCCCATCTGAAGTCGAATACCTCAGAAAATCGCGCCCAAACGGAGAAACCTTACCATGAAACCGTTCTTCAGATCACATAAAATTCGCGATCTTGCACGAGTTCGCCGGAACCAAAAACTCTTGTCTTGCCGGCACATGACTGGCACAGTTCGAAGATATGGACCCGGTCCCACTGTTCGTCAATGAGTTTGGACACCCGCTCCCTCATCCGCCCCGCGAGTTCGTCATCCAGGTTGGCCACGAACACGCTTTCCTGCACGCGGGAGCCGAAATCAAGCAGGGCCGAGGCCAGGCGGTTGCGGCGCCCATCATCGGCTATATCGTAACTGATGACGTATTGCATGGCGGCTCCTCCTTTTTGTCGTCAAACCGGTAAGGTTCAAAGGGATGGTTATCGCGCAGGGCGGCAGCCAGGCGCTCGACTTCGGTTTTCAGCAAATCGCGGAAGCGCGGCGGAGTGGCTCCATCCTGGACCGCCGGACGCTCCAGCATCCAGCGCTCATACTCAGCGAAATACTTCTTCATCGGACCGGGCGAGAGGAACACTCCCGGCCGGTCCCCAGCCGGACGAAAGTGTTCAGCGTTGATCATGCCCCGATTCACCAGCCCCAGCACAAACCGGTCAGCCACTGGATGCCGGAATGGCTCCATCAAGTCCAGCGCCAGCGAGGGCCGCCCATAGTCCACCTGATGCAGAAACCCCAGATACGGGTCGAGGCCCACGCCTTCTAATAAAGCCGTGAACTCGTGCATGACCAGCGTGTAGGTGAGCGACAGCAAGGCGTTCAACGGGTCAGTCGCCGGATGCTTCTTCCTCCCGGGCCACGGCATTTCCGAACGGTTGAACTCCATGAGCGCCGAAAAGTACTCGTGAGCGGCTGCGCCTTCCACGCCATCAAGCGCGGCAATGTTTTCTGCGGTGGCTGAGGCCGCCAGCGCATTTTCTAGCGACTTGATCCGGGCTTCGAAAACCGGAGAAACATCATTACGGCTGCGGTAGCGCGCCAGCACCGCCCGCCCATTGGCGATCTTGGCGGTCACAATTGACCGAGCTAGGGCGAGGGCAGCCGCCGAATCCTCATATTTGCGGAACTGCGCCACCCGCAACTGGATGTTGTGTCCACGCGCCGGGGCCAGCGAACCACGATACATCCCCTGGCGCGAAAACAGCCCCAACCCCACGCCCTTCTCCAGCAGTTCGCCCAGTGCCTGGGTGGTCACCTGGATGTTGCCGAACAACAGCACGGCCTCCAGCTTGTGGTAGGGCAGGTCGAGCAGGACTTCATCGTCTTTTTCCACCAGCAAACGGTCGCCTGCCTTGCGCAGGATTGCGCCCTGCTCTGTCAAATATAGATAGGCCACGGGTTCACTCCTGCTTTCATGCGGCGGCGCACCGGCGGTGCTGGCCGCAGCTTTTTCGAAGGCCATTTCCAGCGTGGTACGGGGCGGCGCCAATTCGTAGCGCGTCCGCAGGGCCAGCGGCATGGCCGGGGCCACAAACAGCAAATGCCCCTGCCGTCGCTCGTTCTTCCAGGGGACCCAGATAGTATTGCCCTGAAACAGCGCCCCCAGAAAACGGAAGCCGTGCTGGAAGTCGGTGATCTGCGTCTTTTCGAGATTCAGATCGAGGTGCGTTTGTTCGAGCAGATGGCCGCTTTGCAGCAGAGCCTGGGTGGCATCTTCGCGCGTCCGCGCCAGAATCAGAAAATCGTCGGCGTACCGGACCAGTTTGCGTCCGCTCTTTTCCAGTTCACGGTCAAAATCCTCAAGAAAGAAGTTCGCCAGCAGCGGCGAAATAGGCGAGCCCTGGGGAATGCCGCGATGCAGAGGACGCACTTGATGGCCGTCCCAGATCGCCCCGCTCACCCACAGTCGCAGCAGTCCCATGATGGTCTCGCCCGGATGCCGCTCACCCAGGCGATGGAGGAGTAGATCGTGATCCACGCGGTCAAAGAATGACTGAATGTCGGCGTCGGCCACAAACACGTATCCCAACTCTCGGCATTTGCGGATGCGGGCAATAGCTCGGTCCACCGATCTTCCGGGCCGGTAACCGTAACTGCACTCCAAGAACTCCTCTTCGAAAGACCGTGAAAGATGGCGGGCGACCGCCGTCTGCAGCACCCGATCACGCACCGCGGGCACCAGCAGAGTACGTGTTTCGCGGCTGCCTGCGCCTTTTTCGACCAGGATTTTCAGCAGGGGCAGCGGACGGTAAAGGCATGCATCCACCCGCTCACGCAACTCACCCAGCCGCCGATGAACATGCTCGGCGAAATGCCGGACGGTGACACCATCAACCCCGGCGCAGCCTTCGTTCTCCTGCACCCGCTCCCAGGCTGACCAGAGTTGATCGCCGCCGAAGGGGAGAGGCATAGGTGAACGGCGTCCCTTTCTGCCTGAAGACTGGCTGCTGAATCACTCGGGCGGTTTGTGCTGCTTGATTTCTGCCGCTTCTTGCAGCCTGCGAGTTTTCGGCGGATGAATCAACCGCGAATAAGCAAGGTAGGCCTTTTAATAGTGATTCGAACGTGCAGAACGTTGCAACAGTTTCCGCCACAAGAAACAACATCTTTTTGTTGCTTGGCGTCACTCAAGGTATGGTAGAGTACGAGTCCCCTATAGGCCCCCTACCCAAGCAGCAATGTGGAGTATCCATGGACAGCGGATTCCTTGCCATTGTAGATGCTGACCGCATACACGATTATGTATTTTCGCCGCACAAACTGAAGCTGATACGCGGCGCAAGCATCATTCAGCGGGAAGTGACAGAAAAAGAACTGCCGGAGTTGTTGAAGAACAGTTCACGAGGGCCGAATGAACTGATTTCGGCGGGCGGTGGAACAGTGACTGCCCTGTTTGCCGATGCCGCTGACGCGGAGGCCTATTGCAGGAGAGCCGCGGAACTGTTTCAGCAAAGGACCTCGATTGCCAGCGCGACATGGGTGGTTGGGCCATGGCGGGGCACTTTCGGAGCCACGGTCGAGTATACGCAGAGGCAACTGGAGCGTAAGAAGGCCGCACGCAGGGTGCGGACACACAGCAGCGGGACGCCTTACGCGGCGATCTGCCAGGACTGCGGCCTTTATCCGGCCGCTGAAAGCTACACGGATTCGGACGAAAGCATACGCGTTGCGTGTGCAGGGTGTCGTCAGCGGCGGGCCCACAGCGAAGCCGGGCTTTACCTCAAGCAGATTGCCGGCGGGCGGCTGAAGGCCAACTTCAGCTTTGAAGAACTCGCGGAACAGTCCAAGCCTGCCAACTACCTGGCCTTCCTCTACATTGATCTTGATCGCTTGGGCCGCTATCTACACCAGCACAGCGGCGGTTCATCTGCCCGTCATAAAGAATTGAGCCACAATCTCGACCTGACTGTGCGTAGCGCCGTGTTTGCGGCCTGCGAGGCCATCAGCACCCCGCCCAGCCAAGATGCCCCGTTTGAAATCCTGTTGATGGGCGGCGATGATGTGATCCTGATGCTCGCCGCGCACTGCGTGTTCCGCTTTCTTGGGGAATTTGACAGGAAGTTTTCTGTGCAGGCCAGCCAGTTGCAGTTGCCTGAGGGACTTCATTACTCGGCTGCCGTTGTGTGGGCCCACCAGCAGTTTCCGATTGCCCAGTTTCGCGCCTATGCGGAAGAGTTGCTGCGTTCCGCCAAGCTGCGGTCTGGGAACAGCGTGGATTATGCTGTCATCACCGAGGCCCTGATCCAGCCACCTTCAGAGTCGCTTGCGCGCCAGCCGGATTCGCAGCCCAAACGTTTTTCTCTGTTGCGCACGGCCAAGCCATACTCAATCCAGGAATTCGTCGAACTCCAGGCCACAATCAAAGACTGGCGCGTTGATCAAATGCCCGCAAATAAAGTCAAAGCCCTGTATCGAATCGCCTACGAACCATTCGAGCAGTCGGTTCTGGATTACTGCTTCCTGCTTTCGAGACTTAAGCCCTCCCATCGGACAAAGCTCGGGCAATTCTTTCCCGGCGGTCAAGGCATCTGGAGCCAGGGATCGGTTCGAACCACGCGCGCGGCTGATCTGGTTGAACTCTGGGACTTTGTGGAGGTCGAATGAAAGTCCGCGGTGTGGAGATCCGTTTTTCGGCTGCGTTTCATCATGGCAGCGGCTTCGGCATTGCCGGACTGCTGGACCGGGCGGTTCTGCGAGACAGCCGGGGCATGCCTTATCTTGCAGGTTCGGCCATCAAGGGCAAATTCCGCCACGCCATGCTTCGTCTGCTGCTGAGCGCGGGCGAACAGCCTTGCCACTACGGTGACGATCCCGGGAAATGCAGCCCGTGCGCTCTCTGCTCGATTTTTGGCTCGAGGCTGAAGCCCGGCGTGCTGTCGTTTTCTGACGCCTTCCCCAGCGAAAGCCTGCAAGCGCCGCTGACCGCTCTGCACAAGGCTTCAAGAGTTTTTCCCGGCGATAGTCACGTGCGTCCGGGAATTGGGCTGGATCGGGGACTGGGCACCACCCGGCGGCACCTGCTCTTCAGTACCGAGACCCTGCCTGCATCGCTGGTTTTTCGAGGGACGATCAGAGGCGATCTCGGCGACAACCTGGAAGAACTGCTGCTGGAATCGTCCCGGATATTGAATCACTTCGGATCAGGTAGTTCCCATGGTTTGGGCGCCTGCGAATATCGTTTTGTGGAGGAGCCGTGAGATTTGCGGTCAGCCTGCAAACGTTGTCACACCTGGCCATCTCTCTGAGCCGGGCCACAGGCAACCAACTGCGTACAGCGCGCCATGTCCCCGGAGCGGTCTGGCGCGGGGCTCTGGCTTCGGCGCTGATCCGGGAGGGTAAACTCGGCGATCACGCGCACGATAACCCCGGTTTTTCATTGCTTTTTCTGCAACAAAAGGTTCGATTTGGCGATCTGCGGCCGAGCGCTGCCCGGCCCTGGCCTCTCTCGGCTCGATGGTGCAAGCAGCACCACGAGCAGCACCGGTTGATTGACCTGCTGCTGGCCGATGAGCGGCAGAAGGAGCGTCCGCTTCAGTGCAGCGTGTCTTCCGGCGACCGGCCATGCGAAGCGAAGCTGGCGCAACCCGAAGGGTTCTATACGGGCGGCGGACGGAACCCGAAACCTGCCAGGGTAGTTGCGCGGCTCACGGCTCACTCGGCCATCGAAAACGGCAGCCTGCGAGCGCGGGCGGCACAGTTCTTTACCACTGAGATTCTGGAACCTTATCAACAATTCAATGGTTACTTGTGGGCCGAACCCGAAGCGGAAGAGCTAATTGCCCGCCTGTCTGCCAAAGACCCTCAGGAACTGACCCTGGGGCGCGGCGTCACCCGAGGTCAGGGCGTGGCGACCGTTTCAATTTCGGCGCCATCGCCCGGCTCCGCACCGTATGACGAGATCCGGGCATCGCTTCAATTGTTCAGCGAAAACAGCCCCTCCCCCGGGTACCTCCTTTTCACCTGCACGCTGCGGTCGCCCTGCATTGTCTATGACCGCTGGCTCTGCGCTCGCTCCTGGCTGACCGCGGAAGACATCGCCGAAGCCGCCGGCTGCGACTTGCCGGGCTATGAATTACGGTCGTGGTTCAGCAGGACGGTGTCCCATTCGGGCTGGCACTCCGCCGCGCAGATGCCCAAGCCGGATGCTACGGCCGTCGCGGCAGGTTCGGCCTTTCTGTTCCGAAAGCAGATCAACGAGGCTGACCGAGAGCGTGAGTGTGACGCATTGGCCCGGACCCTGAGCGCAGTGAGCGGAATCGGCGAGCGGTGGGCAGAGGGGATGGGCGAGGTTGCCTTCTGCGATGAGTTTCATCTCCACCAGAGGTGCGAATGACGAATCAAGACGCCATCAATCTGGTGCGCAACGCGACTCTCTGGCCCGCTGACGAAGTCGTGCGCTACGCTCGTGTCTGGCTGAAGGGCGCTGGGAGTGAGTTCCTGAACCTGCCGGCCAGCCAGACCCAAACGTTCTGGCAATGTGTCGCGGGCGCCGGAACGGTGGAACAATTCGACGATGCAC encodes the following:
- the cas2 gene encoding CRISPR-associated endonuclease Cas2, whose translation is MQYVISYDIADDGRRNRLASALLDFGSRVQESVFVANLDDELAGRMRERVSKLIDEQWDRVHIFELCQSCAGKTRVFGSGELVQDREFYVI
- the cas1 gene encoding CRISPR-associated endonuclease Cas1, translated to MPLPFGGDQLWSAWERVQENEGCAGVDGVTVRHFAEHVHRRLGELRERVDACLYRPLPLLKILVEKGAGSRETRTLLVPAVRDRVLQTAVARHLSRSFEEEFLECSYGYRPGRSVDRAIARIRKCRELGYVFVADADIQSFFDRVDHDLLLHRLGERHPGETIMGLLRLWVSGAIWDGHQVRPLHRGIPQGSPISPLLANFFLEDFDRELEKSGRKLVRYADDFLILARTREDATQALLQSGHLLEQTHLDLNLEKTQITDFQHGFRFLGALFQGNTIWVPWKNERRQGHLLFVAPAMPLALRTRYELAPPRTTLEMAFEKAAASTAGAPPHESRSEPVAYLYLTEQGAILRKAGDRLLVEKDDEVLLDLPYHKLEAVLLFGNIQVTTQALGELLEKGVGLGLFSRQGMYRGSLAPARGHNIQLRVAQFRKYEDSAAALALARSIVTAKIANGRAVLARYRSRNDVSPVFEARIKSLENALAASATAENIAALDGVEGAAAHEYFSALMEFNRSEMPWPGRKKHPATDPLNALLSLTYTLVMHEFTALLEGVGLDPYLGFLHQVDYGRPSLALDLMEPFRHPVADRFVLGLVNRGMINAEHFRPAGDRPGVFLSPGPMKKYFAEYERWMLERPAVQDGATPPRFRDLLKTEVERLAAALRDNHPFEPYRFDDKKEEPPCNTSSVTI